DNA from Clarias gariepinus isolate MV-2021 ecotype Netherlands chromosome 11, CGAR_prim_01v2, whole genome shotgun sequence:
AGCCATCTGGATTCAGGCTTGGTGGAGAGGAATCTTGGCCCGCAGGAGAGCACGTCGCAGAAGACAAGCTGTTGACACCATCCGCAGGTCAGTCTGCATCTATAGCTCACACTAATTTTGATCTTTTGCATAATATTACCAAACAGATAATCACAAATGTTTTTgctcaatattaaaaaaagcttgtattatcttaacatttaatatataaacgGCATATACCAATATTGaagttatttttactttatcgGGAACAtggttaaaatattattaattttacagcCATAATTAGTATTGTGCTCACATAGTACTATTCTAGGAAGCCTTAATATATTGTAATTAATCTGTGGTATTGCTAGGACGTCCTGGTGTCTTCCCTACAAATTAAATCTGGTTATTCCTGATTTTACTGTCCACATTacgaagatagatagatagatgggtgcatgcatacatgcatacctgcatgcatacatatacatacatacatatacatacatacatacatacatacaatacttacatacataatacagttggacaatgaaactgaaacacctaattttagaccacaataattcattagtatggtgtagagcctccttttgcggccaatacagcatcaattcgtcttgggaatgacagatacaagtcctgtacagtggccagagggattttgagccattaatcttgcagaatagtggccaggtcactacgtgatgctaGTGGTGGAAAACGTTTCCTGattcgctcctccaaaacacctcaaagtggctcaataatatttagatctggtcactgtgcaggccatgggagatgttcaacttcactttcatatTCATCAAACCACTCCTGCTGTGTactggtgcattatcatcctgatacacggcaccgcctttaggatacaatgtttgaaccgtTGGTTGCACATGGTCCTCGAGAATGGTTCAGTAGTCCCTGGCAGCGACGCGCCCATCTACATGGCACAAGTATGGGGCCtggggaatgccatgatattgcaccccaaaccatcactgatccacccccatgcttcacttggggcatgcaacagtctgggtgttCCCGATGAACAGTTTTGGTGAAAATAGGAGAGTTAAGGTGCACATTTagttctgcagtgagttgggcagctgtggttttatgttttttggatataatccgggttagcacccggacatccctttcagacagcttcctcttgcgtccacagttactcctgttggatgtgttTCGTCCTttttggtggtatgctgacattaccctggataccgtggctcttgatacatcacaaagagtcttggtcacagatgcgccagcggGATGCGCACCAACACTTTGTCCTTTTTCGAACTCTGAtgtgtcacccataatgttgtgtgcattgcaatattttaagcaaaactgctattactctgctaattaaccctcacactctgctcttactggtggaatgtgcaatcaatgaagtttggccaccaggctggtaaaatttagccatgaaacctccaacaccaaattggccagtgtttcagtttatttGTCAAAAAGTGCTAAATAAATCTCCTCAGagaaaacacattaaattaCTCACTTTTTCGTTTCTTAAATACCAGtccctacagtatatgcattgttactatagaaacgatcaTATATTAGAACGCGTATTAATGAATAAAACCCTTGCAGCTGGAACAACTGTCAGATCAGAACTTTAAAGCGGTGTGGTACATGTACAAACTTCGTAATGATGTTCATATGCAGTTGCAATATATGTTAATTACCACTGCAAACGTTTATTGCGAggctttttcttctcttcttgttATAGATTCATTAAAGGATTCATGTACCGTCACCAGCCACGCTGTCCTGAGAACGAATACTTCCTGGACTACGTGCGTTACTCATTCCTAATGAAGCTACACAGGTGTTTGCCTAAATCAGTCCTGGACAAGAGCTGGCCTACACCACCACCTGCCCTGACTGAGGTTTGACTACATTTCCAATTAACCCCAGGGTTTTTTACATCATCTGTGTAAAGCATGGGGTGGATATTGATGTCTGACGGTGTGCTGTTGTGTATCAGGCATCAGAGCATCTTCGCAAGCTGTGTATGCAGAACATGGTGTGGAAGTACTGCAAGAGCATCAACTCCGAATGGAAGCTCCAGGTAGAGCACTGACTCTTACGTGACTGCTGTAAAGTTCATTAAGGATTTCTTTTCCCAGAATTCAGCTTTGGACAGTGGTGACTTTCtttaagttaaatattaaatttgagcgtctttttgctttttcatttcaGTTGGAGCAGAAGTTGGTGGCGAGTGAAATCTTTAAGGACAAGAAGGACAACTACCCTCAGAGTGTTGCCAAGCTGTTCGTAGGAACCAGGCTTAGTAAGTGTTTCTCCATGctaatttatttgttgttgcAAATGATCAACTGCTTTCAACTAATCCCAGTAATGCTTGTAAGTAAAGAagggttatttttatttcactttacatttttaagaatGGGTATTATCACTGCTCGATGCATATTGTCattttatagaaatatttttttactcataACGTCAATATGTTACTTAAATTACATGTTACAAGAGATTACAATAGTTATTTCAGTGCATTTATGTGAATTTCCCAATAATAAAGTGACTTAAATATAAGTAGTAATAAGTAATATCCAAACTCCATGAGTAGACTACTGGATAAATCTTTTATCTCTGTTGTGTAGTATAATTTTCTAtacatttctgtttgtttagaTGGGGAGGATATTAATCCTAAAGCGCTCCAGGCTATGGGGAGTGAGAAAATGAAGGTATGCATTCATTAAAAGCAGCTACcccatttttcataatttgcattaaaaattatattttattatattacatcaGATCACAAGGTATTTAATAATTTGTGGTTAAACAAATCTATGACCAGTTTTAGTCTGAGGAAAAAGATGATAGTGTATGTTACTTGTGTACTAGTTTAGCGCTGTGTGTGGCTTTTTACAGTATGCTGTTCCAGTAACTAAATATGACAGAAGAGGATACAAACCTCGTTCACGGCAGCTGATCCTGACTGGCAACAGTGCAATCCTTGTAGAAGAGACTAAGCTGAAACAGAACATTGATTACAATGCTCTGAAAGGTAATGCCatacaaaaatggtttataatattgtgaggattattattattattattattatttatcatcatAAATATTGCCCTTCCCCTTTAGGCATTTCTGTCAGCTCCCTCAGCGATGGCATTTTTGTCCTCCATGTTAATTGCGAGGACAACAAACAGAAGGTGAGAGTAAAAGCAGCTTTGTGTAGGATAGCTACAGCAAATGAACTGTTGTAAAAACTGGATATATAAACGGTTCGGAATATATAAACTTGTATCTTGTTTACAGGGTGATGTAGTTCTACAGAGTGAACACGTGATCGAGACGTTAACCAAAGTGGCAATCTGTGCCGACAAGATCAACAACATCAACATCAGCCAGGGAAGGTCAGCGACGTGCATGTGTGCCACACATATTCTGGACATGTCTGGATTCCAAGCAactttctaatttctttttttattcttgaacAGCATAACATTCACAGTGTCTCAAGGAAAAGAAGGAACGATCGATTTCACATCCGGCTCTGAGCTGCTTATTGCCAAAGCTAAGAACGGACACCTTTCAGTGGTAAGGGGTGGCACTATTCCAGGCATTTCCCAGGCATAAGTCATGACTGAAAGCATAAAGTTCATGCTGGTGCCCTTGCTGACATTAGTTTATTAATTCAGTAGATGCGCATTATGACATTGAAATAATCCAGTCAAAGTCAAAAACAAGgtttaaatatgatttaatgTCTTAATCCTAATGGATGActaatttagaattttaatcCTTTTGGATAACCTATTATAATATCCACTGTAAAGACTGGTGTTcgagtcaaattattgggtaGATTTGGGGCAGATTTTGGCATGCATTCTTAGAtagcaaataaataatacattaaaaagataaaatctgagtattttttattattgagaaTATGGTTCTCATTCACAATATTTTAACATGCTTTATTCACAGTACAAATTGCAGATTTGtatgcagaaataaattaaCAGTAATTTAGTATAAAACTTTTATCATAATTACATGACTAAACTTTAACCATTCTAATTAATTAGTTATGAACCTACTAATATTAATTATGGCTTGGCATTAGTCTGTTTTTTGTGCCAAATAACCCACAAACCACTTTGTGggttaaaaacaatattactaAACATACTCTGTTTAATGCATCCCTGAGGGGTTCActcattaatttaataaatttagtcATTGTTTTTTAAGTAGTAAGTATTTAACCTTCTTATGTTAATACATAATATTAACAATGTGTTTAGGCCATATTTGTTCTGTATTTCAGACGTTTATCTActgttaaataaatcattaaaaatgtggcaatacaaatcaaatcaaaatccTGCATATCAAGTCTATTTAAAAAGATGCtctggtggccaaaagtattgagacatgacatttttacatttttaaaataatgacaagGTAATAAGAATAATTCATCTATCCAGTGAAGTTTTTATACAACAGTCAATATTTAGTACAGAGTTATTTATTCCTCAAAACCTGCTTTTCCGGATCCCGCTTGAGTCAGAAAGACTCCTGCTGTTGAACGCTCAATCTGTCTGCTTGTTGCTTCCTGAAAATCCTGTACAGAAGATCAGAGTCTTGACTGCTTCTGCCTTCTTCACTATTGTCTAACAGTTTTCTATTAGGTTTAAGTCTGGAGATAACCCAGGTTGTGTCTCCAGAATCTCAATACTAGTGCCACAgggccattttttttatttgttttttagttaattACAACACATCTTCAGTCAGATCGGCTAGAACTAATTAGTGCAATCACCAGTTTTTTGCACAGACAGAACTTTAATACATGGCATGTTTTTTCCTAATACTTTTGGTCACCACTGTAGgttaattaaatgattttaagagTCCTGAATTGTGGAAACGGAAGCTGATTTTTAGGAAGCTGTTTCATACTTAGAGTAAATGATACAAGTAAAATAAGTATCTGGTCATATTTATCTGTGAAATACAAACCAGTGTGtgtcttgttatttttttaagactgCCCCTCGTCTCAATTCAAGATGATGGATACGTCGTAAACCAGTGACCTGTCGCACAGCTGCAGACAGAGCCACGCACTGCCAATGAGATGCCAACCAGCCACACCAAGGGCTTCGCTTCCATTTGTGAACTTTCAGCAAACTAatcaatatttatatttctgtgtttgagaatttaatattgttgttattttatgatttttatattttgaaagccaaaaaaataacaataggTGAGTGCACATTTCCTGCACTGTGTATCTGTCTTGCGTAATTTGGGGAACAATAATCTGATGTCTAAGAAACTTCAGCCTTATGTACAAGGAAATCTAGATTAGCAGTAAGAACTTTGATTGTTTTTGTTCACTTTTTCCAGGGACTCAGAAAGCTGAATCATACTCTTGCATTTTAGTTATAGTAGTAAGACTACAttactttaatgtttaaattattcCTTAAGAAAGGTTTCTACAATGTGTATTGTATAAAAGCTTTACCAAAGAATTTTGCACACAGTAGTTTAATTATTGTAATTGGTATATGTTGGGAAGCTGAATTGATTTGTCGAGAGCCGATTGTAAGTACATTGAGAGCCTGTGTTAAGTCTTTTGGAGATATTAAGAAGGGGTTGATTTTCATAATGCTAAGCTAAGTGAATTTATTCATGCCAAGTTGAACAGATTTCTTGTAATagacttaaatattttatgcttCTTCATACCAAATACTTTAGTCACACATTAGTACTTTACACTCTTACCTTTCCCTTTTCCATGTGTCGACATTTatgcaagtttttctttttgaaaattgtttaaaagaaaatgatttaGAGGTTAAGGCAGTGGTAAATATAGACCGTCTCTATGGTTTGATACCAGACAATGTGTTCTGCCTTATAGAATAACATTACTCCAATTACAGTAGGAAAAGTTGTCTTGTTCTTTATACACTGGATACGCAGTAAAACTGTTTTCTAACCACGCGTTACTTAGGCAAAAGTTAGGGAGCTGTTAGCTTGTGAAGAAGAAAATGGTAGAGAAGTATCCATAAAAAAGGGGTTTGGCAACTGTTTGCAAGTTTTTTTGTGCATAATTAATATGGAATTTCAGGAACAAAAGTGCGCATTAGCACATCACCAAACCAGGCATGTTTAGtactgtgtatacagtataatctttGGTCTTGCAATATTGATTGTCAATTTAGAAAGTGGAGCAAGTGCCTATAGCAGTTATTCTTACAGCCAATGTTAAGCTTTAAAGATgacactattaaacacagctgtaaaaaaaattaaacttaagTGCCACTTGTAACAtagaacaaatatataaaaatatatttttatggctATAAAATGGTCCCAACGCTGTCCTTGGAAAAGCTCTGATTAACTTTTTCTTACTGCACCTATAGACAAACATAATTGACActtgtgtattttgttttatattatttgtgTAATTTAAGAAACTGCAAATGTTATTTCGATGCAAACTGACAATATACCTAAGCCTAATGAAGCTGATGTCATAAATAAAGCTTTTGTCAATCTTTAAGTCTCTGTTTGATGATTTATTACCCTATGAGACATGGAAAGATCAAtatacagtcaggtccataaatatttgcacatttaattaAGTTATAATTAAGTTATTGTTACAGCTCATTGTGTGTGCATCAtatctcatacacacaaacgtacacattttatatacttctttgtctttcggctgttccctttcaggggtcgccacagcaaatcatctgcctccatctaaccctatcctctgcatcctcttctctcacaccaactaacttcatgtcctctctcactgcatccatacatctcctctttggtcttcctctagacctcctgcctggcagttccaacctcagcatccttctaccgatatattcaccatctctcctctgaacatgtaaaaaccacctcaatctagcctctctgactttaacTCCAAAACATCTATAATGGGTTGTtactctgatgaactcattcttgatcctatccatccttgtcactcccaaaaagaacctcaacatcttcagctctgctacctcctctgcctcctgtcttttcttcagtgccactgtctctaagccgtagagcatcgctggtctcaccactgtcctgtacacctttcctttcattctcgctgatactcttttatcgcacaacacacctgacacttttctccacccattccaacctgcctatacccgcctcttcacctcctttctacactccattgctctggaccgttgaccctaagtacttaaagtcctgcaccttctttacctctgctccctgaagccttaCCGttactctcattcacacacgtattccgtcttgctgcggctaaccttcattcctttgctttccagagcgtacctccacctctccaaattttcctcgacctgttccctgctctcactataaagcacaatgtcatctgcaaacatcatagtccatgaagactcctgtctaacctcatctgtctacctgtccatcaccaaagcaaacaaaaaggggctcagagccgatccttgatgcagacccacctctaccttgaactcttctgtcacacctacagcacatctcaccacggtcttacagctctcatacatgtcttgcaccactctaacatacttctctgccactccagactttctcatacaacaccacaactcctctctcggcaccctgccgtacgctttctctagatctacaaagacacaatgcaactccttattaccttctctgtacttctccatcagcatcctcatatataacacttttacacttttatatactatatatttacaattttcCTTTAGGATTAATAGTTATATGTTtatctacagtgtgtgtgtgtgtgtgtgtgtatatatatatatagatatatatagatagatagatagatagatagaaacaaCTTTAAGAGAAATACAGgctgctctggaaaaaaaagtgatgttgTTTCAAGGAGCACAATAAGGAGGTACCTTAACAAAATTACCTGCATGCAGTACGCCAGACAAAACCTAGACAGTTCTCACAGCTTCTGGAGCAGAGTCAAGTGGAGTGAGAAGACAACCATAACACTGTGTTTAGAGAGGAGTCAACAACCTTATGGTGAAAAgtacaccatccccactgttaAGCATGGTGGTGAATCTACTGTGTTTTGGGGCTGTGTGAGCTCCAGTTAGTCAGAAATGAATGCCAAAATTACTGCAGCTAGTTATCAGAAAATACTGGCAGACAATTTGCATTCTACAGCACGAAAGCTGGGGCTGGGACTCTCTCTTGGATGCTTCAACATGACACTGATCCAAAACACAAGGCCAAGTCGACCCATCTGCTATTATGAAATGAAATGCTGTAAAGTTAGAATGCTAAAAATAGACGTGTTAATAGTTTCTTTTTatgaattaacaaaatggaaagtaAATGAACAGAAGAGAAATCCAAATCTTCTTTTAGATACACTTGCACACAGTTTTTGAAGAAACTCAGCAGGTGGGTTGTCCCAAATCTTAGAAAACTAACCACAGATCTTCAATGGATATACTGTAGGCTGCCTCAAATGCTTCTGTCTCTTCACACACTCCTGAGATCAGGGCTATATGGACAAAATTATtaactatatggacaaaagtatttggctaaacctgttaattattaaattcaggtgCTTCTATCAGGCCCCTTGTGCCCAGTGAAGgtcaatcttaatgcttcagcataacAAGACATCTTAGACCATGCTATGCTTCCAATTTTGTGGCCACAGTTCGCGGAAGGCCCTTCTCTATTCCAACATAACTGgaccccagtgcacaaagcaaggactataaagatatagtttgatgagtttggtgtcgaagaacttgactggcctgcacagaaccctgacctcaaccccactgagcaCCTTAGGTATGAACTGGATCAACATCAGtacctgacctcataaatgctctaaagAATAAATGGACACAAAtttccacagaaacacttcAAACGCTCATGGACAGCTTTACAAGAAGAGTAGAATCCCTCTGGTGACATTTGGGAAAAAATACATATCATGTGCCCACGACTTACTAAGTCGTGGGAACTATCCCAGCAAACATTTGGATATTTAATGACAGTTGAAATGACGTCCCTCCAACACGTCCCGTCATAGTTGAAGAATACTTCCgaaataaaagtaacacagaCATGTTTGACGTCATCAGCAGTCACCCAATATCTAAATCTTTGCTTGGAGGGTATATATTGAACAACACTTAACTAAAAGCCAGAGTAACAGCTATACATGCAACCCCAGACAACTGTAGGCATGTACGAAAGTATCTGTGTCACATATTTTAGCCAATTAATGCCACAACGTTGCCGTCGGACCAATGTTTGCTGGTTATGCACATTATTATGCAGATTATGGACGTTTATGGACCTTTATGGACCAtggacatctacacacacatgcatatttgcacTCTTTCTGGTCATTTCtacttatttccatttaaattcatCTTTATATTTTACCTCCTATTGTAtagatatataattttttattttttatatatattttttgaagttttttatattttgttctatttatttcttgttaactgtttacattttaaggtcacttgaattttaatgttgtggccatgacttaatAACACGTGGGAACGAAATAGTACATATATGAGGTGTGGTAACTGGATACTGTTGTGGTTTCAACATGAATGCTAAGCTTTTAGCCTCATGGACACAGTTGAACTGACCTCGTTTTATTTGAATCGGGGGGATATATCACGTGACCACGAGGGTCACGTGATATATACGAGGGGGACCAACTTCATAttgaagtacagtatgtgtatttatatacaacGTATGTCGGTAAGATTACGTCACCACGAGGGTCACGTGATATATACGAGGGGGACCAACTTCATATTGAagtatgtgtatttatatacaacGTATGTCGGTAAGATCACGTGACCACGAAGGTCACGTGATATATACGAGGGGGCTCAACTTCATATTAAagtatgtgtatttatatacaggGTATGTCAGTGATGTCGTTGTCCTGCTGTAGAATAAATTTAAGGGCCAGTTACACCCAGACCAGTGTGTGAGCATAACTTCTTACTATAAGTGTGTGTTCATgattttcactgttttttttatgcatggCAACGCATTTCCCACCACACGGCACGTCATATTAGGGCGGAGCCAAGGGCTCGTCCCAAAGCCCAGACGGTCTCCTAATAATCAGCTGACCTGCGTTACTCCGGAGCGAACGTGTACATTTCGAATATAATTATGCATATGTACACGATACAAGTGTTTATTTATCGATAATATTAactgtgtaaatatatatggaGGTTATTTTACATGTGAAGCTCCCGGGTTGGTTGGTGAGCGTTAATGCGCTTTAATGTTGGCGGGGAAAACCCACAACTTTCGCTTCGCAATGTTATCATAGTTTATCGGATATTTTAACTTGGGActgaagatggatggataaagtCGACCGAAATTAACTTGTGGCAAGtatgtttaattttaagttttcattGTAGCTTATATTATATCCAGAATTGAACTGAAAGGTGCTATAACCAGCTGTTTATGCTTTCAGTTTTACACCAAGACAAACTACTTACAAGAAGTACAGGAGGAGTTCATATCATTCACAACACGAACTTGTGTATCATTTTCTCCCAAAACAAAACCTCATGGCTGTTGAATCATGTCTTATGGAAATACAAAAACGCCGCGTGGAGCTAGTGGAGAATTGGAGCAAACACTTGAACCCCCTCCTGGATCATCTCCTCGAACTGGGGGCTGTGACAAAAGAAGACCTGAGTTTTATAAAAGGCGGTGGGCTTTTAGGAGAACGAGACTGCATGAGGACACTGCTGGACGTCCTGCAAGGACGAGGAGAGGAACCGTGCCAAGCGTTTTTGTTCCTCTTGTCCAAATTCGAAACTCCTGGCTTCACTAGAAACGCAAACCTGAGCTTGAAAGGTTCAGTAAGCGACTATCTCCAAAGACACAGGGATATCTTGGCCAAGCAACCCACACCGGGAAATTATCTCGGATCACGATCTGGACTTCCCAAGGCAGACTGGTTCACGGACATTACGTTTTCTAGGCACACAAGACGCCAAGTGCCGGTCCATTTCCAGCATGAGACGTCAGTCGTCGGGGACGCCTTTAGGGCAGGGAGGTCCGAGGCGAAAGGACAGGGGgagacatgtttttttaaagatatctaTCAGAACCTGCTTTCTGACTCAGGGAACGGTGTGGCATTGCTATCAGGGGTTGCAGGTAGTGGCAAAACCACAGTAATTAAACGGTTAGTCCAGGAATGGGCTGTAGATTTAAACACGCAAAAAATCATCTTACCTCTGTCTTTTCGTGAACTTAGCCTAATTACTGAACCCCAGAGCTTCCAGGTTTTGCTGTCTGATCATTACAGTCATCTGAAACGTATTCTGCCTGAACTGATGACCTCGAACCAACGGGAACTTCTGCTTATTCTGGATGGTCTTGATGAGTTCTGTTTCCCTTTGGACTTTGAACGAACGCCTAAATGTTCAGACCCTGAGCGGGAGCTGTCAGTAGGAGCCATGGTAGTGAATCTTATAAAAAGGAACCTCTTGCCAGATATCGCTATTCTTCTCACTTCTCGGCCTCACGCTGTTGCAAAAGTTCCACAGCTGCTGGTGGACCAGTTCTACAATGTGCTGGGATTTTCCCCGACTCAACAACGGCAGTATTTCGAGAGAAGCTGTAGCTCCAGCCAGATTGCTGCTACTGTATGGGGATTTGTGTCTTCCCACAAACCCCTTCAGCTCATGTGTCACATCCCTGCCTTCTGCTGGATTGTGTCTACAGCCTTGCACAATGACACTTCCTGCCTCATTTCCGACATAGTACCACAGGGCGTCGAGTTACAAACAAGTATAAGTGAAGAAGTAAGGGAAGATCAGTGTCGCACCTCATATGAAACTAATACAGTGGTAAACTACAGCCGTGCCATTGGGTCCAGGCCAGTCACAATCACTGAAATCTACTGCTGCTTTTTTAAAACCATACTGCTCTTCCATGTAAATGGGTGTGTGGAGGGCATGCACCTCACCCGGCTCCAGGATGCTCCTCGTGTCCTCAAGGAGaccaaagaaaatattaaatgtttgggAGCCCTGGCCTTCAAAGGCCTGCTGGAGAGAAGATTTGTTTTTGACTCCTCAGACCTGTCCTCTTTCTCTCTAGACTGCTGCAGTGAGCTCTTACGTGCCTTCTTAGTGGAAATTCTTAAAGAGGACAGATCTTCTCTAACATGTGAGAAAAGCTTTCAGTTTATCCATACCAGCGTGCAAGAGTTCCTAGCTGCACTTTATTATGTTTTGGAGTCATTGTCAGGTTTAGACCCATTTACACTGCTTAAGCCAAATGTGGGCCTGCTCGCTCCAGCAATGCACACGCACCTAATGTCTGTGGTTAGTAAATTACGTCAACCAAAACACCTCTTGCGTAGACGTATTAAGAAAGCTCTCCGCTGGGGAGAACGACATCAATCTGGACACCTGGACCTCTTCTGCAGGTGTAGTGTTcagtacatttgttttttttctctttatcctAATGCCTTACTGTgctattattattcataatgtATTACAGTTTTACTACTAATAGGAAGTATAAGTGGCATGAGATTctgcaattttatatatgtatgctGTCATGTTTAAGTAGATTAATTAGTTCAatgttaaacacaaatattataaaaatttcaagtttcaggttttttatattaatgattTGAAGGAAAGCAaggcaaacatttttattaattagggCAAAGAAGACTAGCCTTTGAATTTGTACAAAACAAATGGTGACAAAGTTTTCATCTCCGTCCATGCTAAGTGATTAAAGTGGACATTGCTGAAACTTTTTAATGTGTCAGGAGTCTGGCAAACAGTAACTTAATGTTAGTTGTCACTTTTtttggcggcatggtggcgcagtggttagcactgttgccttgcacctccagggtccgggttcgattcctgccttgggtctgtgtgcatgtagtttgcacGTTGGGGCAGTGGTGTCTCAAACAGTTAAAGCAGTATGTTACTAGATTTGTGAACTAAAGGTTAGGGGTTTAAACTCCACCACTGCCAAGTTCAGGTTA
Protein-coding regions in this window:
- the si:dkey-118k5.3 gene encoding NLR family CARD domain-containing protein 3, with the protein product MAVESCLMEIQKRRVELVENWSKHLNPLLDHLLELGAVTKEDLSFIKGGGLLGERDCMRTLLDVLQGRGEEPCQAFLFLLSKFETPGFTRNANLSLKGSVSDYLQRHRDILAKQPTPGNYLGSRSGLPKADWFTDITFSRHTRRQVPVHFQHETSVVGDAFRAGRSEAKGQGETCFFKDIYQNLLSDSGNGVALLSGVAGSGKTTVIKRLVQEWAVDLNTQKIILPLSFRELSLITEPQSFQVLLSDHYSHLKRILPELMTSNQRELLLILDGLDEFCFPLDFERTPKCSDPERELSVGAMVVNLIKRNLLPDIAILLTSRPHAVAKVPQLLVDQFYNVLGFSPTQQRQYFERSCSSSQIAATVWGFVSSHKPLQLMCHIPAFCWIVSTALHNDTSCLISDIVPQGVELQTSISEEVREDQCRTSYETNTVVNYSRAIGSRPVTITEIYCCFFKTILLFHVNGCVEGMHLTRLQDAPRVLKETKENIKCLGALAFKGLLERRFVFDSSDLSSFSLDCCSELLRAFLVEILKEDRSSLTCEKSFQFIHTSVQEFLAALYYVLESLSGLDPFTLLKPNVGLLAPAMHTHLMSVVSKLRQPKHLLRRRIKKALRWGERHQSGHLDLFCRFVSGLLVPKTRFILNGLFCDQPRSYLASCVPLPHAPPSFVLQLLHSQLQSPSLSPERHLNVCHCLYEAQDPELPHRLQSWLKLLSQEGKGQCNLANRDWSELAFLMQLSPDLQTLSLDAQGLNAEGLRRLLPVLPLFSTLRLAQNPLGPEGAEVLSLALQSPDCHIERLWVVSTSLGCEGARILAEGLKRNHTVVDLRMAINKIGDVGAASLAELLKTNRTLKDIRLRDNLMTDKGAEFLKAALMENTTLEYLWLFDNKFSKEGVRQLKEFSKNRPSLDIKVCY